aattaaaagagtaacactttaaactctaaccatttttaatttcaatctatctttttgctcaaactctttaactttgttaaaatttgaactttttcacaactttaacaactctaaatttttttgtaaaatttcaacttcagttcaaactcatttatttgaaaataactcattacgtaactcaaacacatcaaatttaattaccgccaattcacaccaaaatcaatcaattcaaacataaatcactcaattttaaaactcgacatttttacacataaaccacattaaattcattttccacaatctcATACACAAATCTCACAAATTTTCACCTctacaaatacacatataaagtCCTATATACAATCTAAAAGTTTGGAATGAGTATTTACCTCCGTTGTAGCTTTAACAACTGCTTACGACACCGCGATTAATTACGGTAAATTTTTCGCTCGCATCGTCGCTtcgaaaactagctcactagcacgTCAGCGTGGCAAGGAGCAACCttctcttctgtcacttctcgaaaggGAGCTTAGATCTAGTAGATAAATGAGAGTTTGTGTGGTTTTGAATACTACCAACACTTTGGTTTCATGACACAGaggaagaaagaagaagaagttcTCGCGAGCGCATGAAATGtttctgttttctgttttcaatgCCTCGCCTTctcacatatatatattactaacttatcaaacaatatatatattataattaaaccaaaccaacaaatatctaaaaactcttacacacatcacctcactcacatctcaaactaattttataaaaatatctactctcgtcgtaactcaattgacaaataaaattttcaacaacaagtgatatttttaacaaaactgtctagtattaaatttttcgtaatgtaaataaattattcttcgacaaataattttaaaacgggtctcaaaatatatatatataaatatacgcatatattaaacatattacaaactctaacaaaatatatttttggtacttaatttcaaaaataaagtaaaattgagttaaacgtcacaacaattcaacacaaaaatatactaaagttacataaattagaatttaaaactaagggTCTAAAATACTACAAATGATTGTTAATGTAGAAATGCCAACATATTTctcaatcaaaaaaataaatgaaaatagagATTCCAACATATTTGAAATGTCACCTGCCATATTTGAACCAACATCTATTATTAAATTGTTGATCGTAAGCATCTAGCagttaattaataatagttGCATACATTGTCTATATAGAACTTGAATTGATcacaaattcatttatttttctattgatATATGAATGAATACATATCGAAACACTCCAAGGTGGAAAACAGATTAACTTACAAGTTACAACAATTTGACAAAGAAGCTTCCACTTGCTACTATAAGTCATTCACGAGTGACTAGGATCATCATAATGCAATTTGGATTCACATTAAACTTTATCTGTTTCCCAATTCAACTCTTAGGGATAATGTAGTCAACATGGAACATCGAGATCTTACTTTAAGAAGGAGAACAAATCGTGTGGTCATAACACAGTAGTAAGATCCTACCTAAAACCTCCAATGTAAATAAGCACAGCATGAAAAACAAGAGGGTAGTGAAATGTTCCCTATCAAATTTGATGCAAATGTACTAAACAATATGGACACAGTTCATTCCTAATCCTAAACATAAGCAATTCATAAAGTCTATTGCCAACAGACTTTCATTTTCCAGATTTTCCTCTTTATTCTTCCTCTTTCCAATGGGATGAGTAACAACAAAGTAAAAATTTAATCCAGCTCTTAATACATTACATCACAACTCTTAAACTGTCTTTTGAGTTCAAGGCATCTCTCCGCACAGGCaataaaatgaaagaatgtactgatgtataataataataatagtccTGATTGTGTAAGTGTAACTAATATTTTGCATCCTGAAGTTCCAAATGTGTGGCTGCAGTCAAGAACTTAAATTTGAAGATATACTAAAGAGGAAATAACcaacccataatttcatatggTTTCTGATTGGGGGAAGAGCTTTTCAACCATGTTATTGGAAAGGATCCTATTGGGATCCAATTCCTTTCTGGCCTTGTTGTATGCATCCACTGGAAACCGCTTTCTCAGCCTTGCTTGGAGTGCTACAAGCTCCTCCTTGTTCTTCGGAACCTAGAGACAAATAATAAGCACAAAGATTAGCTATACTTGAAAtactttattttcatttttcctattgaaatatttgattatatcaGCAAGATGGACCTTTAACACCTGAGTTTGGTCTTTTTAGCATTCAAGTATAAGATGTTCAACTCAATTTAGAGTTTAGTTACAACACAAACTCTATATGGACATGACCATGTTAACTCGTTTGTGTGTGGATGTGAGAGAGAAAACTTTATCTAGTAAGAACATAGATGCAAGATACTATGTATAACAAATCAAATTGGTAATTATATATGAAGAAATTCGGGAAACATCAACAGATTTAGAAGCTTTGATCATAACCTCAATCTTTGCCCAGTGTTCATAAGCAGAGTAATTATCCCATAATTTTGCCTGAGTCAGATGCCTGTAATGGAAGAATTCATCCGTTATATCTTTTCTCTGGCGAGCATCCATGGTAGGCAGGTACATGATTATACCAACCTGAGACAAAATAAGAGGTATGATTGTCCacaaaaatatttcaaacagCATTATAATGTTAAAAGTCATGGCAGAAGCCAATGATTGATATTTCAATTCATTCTCAAATATGAAACTATCAGAAATGAAAGACAACACTATGAAAAGTtgtgtaaaaataaaaagtactGGATTTTTTGcatgtttaattttttcaagaaaataaactATATTTGTCCACTACAAAAATGCATGTATGGAGTAGCTGGAGTTTTAGCTTTcaacaaaaaatcattttatctttttccaAAAGCTACTGAAATTTTTAAATGCCACATGCACACCCAAAAGATTCTCTACACAAAAAATGAAGATCATCTAAACATTGACTTGCTTTAGATCAAAGATCACCGCGTCAAGGAAATAagacttttttttaacaaacataTTAGAGATATAACTAAAGTCTcgtctttttaaattttgttaccTAAAACAGTACAAACATCAAGACAGCATACATAAAGCTAAGCACAATTACTATGGACAGTGGCATCATATCAGTCCATTCATCCTCAGATACATCAGAATTTAGAATTATATCTATACTGCCGATCCGGGTTATGAGTATATTACCCAAGAAAATATATCATCGGCCGACGGGCTTGAAGCAGGACTCAAGGGACTCCTGGTGCTAGCTGTCCATCGCTGCTCAATTGGAGCAGGAGCAGGTATCTCTTCTTTCTCTATAAGTTTCTTCAGATCTTCAATATATTCAAGATCTTTCATGCTTGGGTTTGCCAGTTTACCAGCAGGGAAACATGTCTCTGATACCCACTGCTGGCCTCCACAATCAAATCCCAATATTTCGTCACTCCATCCAACCCTATATCCTTCTGACTTTTTCCAGAACTCGGCCTCAGCTTGATTGACCTTGACGATGTGATTTTTATTGAGAGGGTCTAGGGCAATTAGCTTATCTCTTAATTCTGTAAAAGAAAGCTCATCGATATTTTGTTCATCATCTGATGATTTATTCCTAGATCCTTCCACTCTgtaaacacaaaaaaaaaaaaaaaaccatgtGACTTGAAAAGAGAAGTTCACAGCATGGAAACAGTAAAATAATAACACAGTTAACTAAagatataaagaaaaagaaagtctGATATTGCcgttaaatgataataataccAATGAACTAAATTtccattttactttttaatatgCTCTCATTCATTGTCAGTTTTTGTCCACATACCAGTAAGTTGATAGACCTAAAGGCACCTAATTTCAATAATTTACCTTCAAAAAAATTCCTCTTTATTTGTATAGCATAACAACGGATCTCCCTTCTTCCCTTTCTTTATCCTCACCTTTGTTCTCTTTATATCTAGGGCAACAAGGTCACCTCACCTCCTTTTAATTTGAGATCAGCAGCAGATGCTCTCCCTTCCTTGTTTCCCTGTTTATTTGGAGAACAATGGCTCAAAGTTGCACCCAAACACACGCTTCGCAACAAACTGAAACAAAGTGTAGGTGAAACTGGACCTTGTGTCCCATATCACAGTACAAAGGAAATTTTGGCGAATCTGACGAGTGGTTTACACTAGTAAAAAAAGACAAACAGACAGGTTAAAACACCCCACCTATGACCTAAATGATTGTAATTAATAACCATAGTTAGTAGCTAGGACTTTTTATCATAAACCGGGGAAAAGGATGAGAAACTTGATTAGGAGGGAGGTGCAAAGTTCACTAGGTATATTGGGAGAGGTTTAGGGTCTCTTGAATAACATGAAGGGTGGTTTTCCCGTGCATCAACTACTGCCTCAGGGTTGCTGGATCAAAGTGAAGTGTATGTTATCATGCATCACATTTTCCTACTTTACATTCCATTCCTGGTAAACAGAATATCCAGAGTAAGGTGTTTTCACAGGGTATAAACCCAAGCTGTGGCCATGATTACAGCCCTTAAAGCCTTTATGGAAGACTTTCCAAAGGAAATACATTTCCCACCAACGAGGAAGCAGTGAAACTACTCTAAGCTGAAAGGGACCTAATTTAAGATGAGTTGAAGCATAATTTAAACCAAACTCAGAAGAGAATGAAGCTGTAGGtcaataagaaaaagaaaaaaaaagaaaacagatTTTGCAGGTGGGAGATTGGATGTGTCAGCAGGCCAAGCCGGCTTCGATCCTTGACAATTAGAAGCAATCAGAAACTCGTATCAAGATCCTATGAACCCAATCAAGTCATGTGAAGCATTGGAGAGTTTGTTTATCAGCTGCAAACTACCTGTCACACATAGAGTTCGTTCTTCCTTTTTTCATGTCAGTCGAATGAAGAAGGTTGTACCAACCTACAACAACAGTCTTCAACAGTTGCCCAAACCACATATAGACAAATGGAAAATACAGATAGACTTTGGATTTGTTGGATTTTGCATACAATCTCAAGGGGGAAGCTGAATTGCTTGTAGACTGGAAAGACCTGCCGAGGTGAGAATTCTTGGTATCTCTTTAGAGCAATCCAACAGAAATTGTCCAAAGTTCATCATGAGGACAAGGTGAAAGCATTGGGGTAGAGTATCGATACAAGGTCATTAACCAGAAAGTCCACACTAGGAAAAATACACAGACAGCAGGGGATTACATCCCACCTAACTGATTGAAATGCGTACGGTTAGAACTTCTGTTATATTAAGAGAAAGGGGCGGGAAACAAGATCAGGAAAGGTATGATATTCCAAAGATAGATCTGGAGAGGGTAATAACAGTGTCTCCATTTCCTTGAGGAGGGGTGTTTCTcatttatcatcatcatctacCCCTCGATCACTTGATTAGAGAAAAATGTTCTGAACATATACATCACATTCTTTCCCCACTCCGCctattttattcttttctaGTCCAGTTCTGCCAAAATCAATGGCAGTAAGCTGCTAATAGAGATGCCAATTAAACCCGTTGTAACAGAAAAAGAATAGAAACATGAGATTAAATCATATTCAGAGTATCAACTAATGTTTGAACCAACTCtctaatcaataaaaaatgcaTTAACATTTACCACTCCACACCTTCAAATTTACATGAAACCAGTAAGATTTTCACCACCTACAAAAGGGTGAATTACGAAAGCAATAGACCTTTGATTAATTGATTTAGTCTGTTTAGTCCTGCTTCTGAGtgcaaattaaaaatcatattatatgatAGAACTCACAATTTTAAGGCAAGAAACTGAATGTTATTGAACTGAAAACGTTGAGCTTGAAACTCTTACAATGGTGGAAAACAGTAAAATGCAGAAGATAAACAGAGTTCAAGAACTCCTAATCCAGAGCTAAGCTCCTAACCAGAGACAAAACTCTCCTAACCAACTCTAAcgatatttttgaatgatttcaTAACTACCCTTCCCTCCCTCTTATAACAGAAATCTATAACAGAATCCCATAAAATAAGGGAATTTAGCAACTAACTCTTATTCTCTAAACAATCTATCTATTGGGCTAAAGCCCAATTCTCAGTGTCCTATCCCTACCGACCCCTTGAAAAATAGCCTTGTCCTCAAGGCTGAAATATGCACCCTTGCTGCCAAATCTTTTTTCTGCACCAAAACTTGCCTCTATCAAATACAAAATTGAGCAAGCCATCGATGGTGGGTAAACATTACCATTCATAGGAAAATGAAATTCTCCTTGTTCCATTTCATAAGGCACTGTTCTCCCTTGGCTGAATAATAACAATTTGTTCCCCCTTTGTTTTTGGGCTAACTCTAGTGCATCTATTTCAGCCCATGTTTTAAAAGCCTTCCCCAACCCATTAACGTGACTGTAAACTTGTAGGATTATGTTTAATAGACAGCTTCGTAACCACTCCTCTTGCAGGACTTGTTGGGACCAAATAAGATGTTCAAGTTGGGCTTGACCCATTAGGTCAACGATGAGATCACTTTTGCAGACTTCCAATTCTGTCTTTCCGTCTTTCTCTTCCTCCTTCAGTTTTTCTCCAACAGCAAGCACGGTGGCAAACAGCAAACACAATGACAGTGATTCAGCGCCAGGCGGCTGGGGCAGCACCGGCGCTGGTTGACCGGAGTCTGGTGACTTCGCAGTTGATGGAGGTTCACCCAGAGATGTTTGCACCTTCCCTCTCTTTTCAACGCACAGCTTCTCGTATCCCTCCTCATCCAAGGAAATGGCCAGATCTAGCGGTTTGGGCGGCGGTGCTCGCCGTGGAAGGACCATTGCAGGATATCATATATGTGTATGATATATCTCTCCACTGTCGCAACTGACTCCTGCGAATGATTCTTCTTTACCTCCTTTGACGTCTCGAATGCAACGCACTCACTGAACCCTATCAACTCTTCTGCCTTTTTCATGGCCACCATGAACAGAGCGGTGTCCGGCGACGATTGTGGTGGTGGATCGACCACAACTGAAAAGCTCTTCTCCACTCTCTCCTCTCTGATTTCTGTTTTCCTCATCTCCTTTTCTTGGATCTGTTTTGGCTCTTCCTTCAGCATCTTCACCACCTTATTTAGATTCAGAAACTGAATCTTCAATGCAAGCGAAAGAATGAGCACCTCTTGAAGAAAGACAATCTGGCAGTTTCGCAAACTCGGGGAGCATCAATTGATGAAGCTCCTCAAATGTTCGTCAAAAAGAATTTTCCACAATCGCAACTCGCACTTCCGACGCATCCAAATGTTCGGACATTTCCGGTGTCATGAGTTCGCTAGCTCCTCTCAATAATCTGGCAGGTCGGACCATTGATAAAGCTCACAATTTTAAGGCAAAAAACTGAAAATGTTGAGCTTGAAGCTCTTACAGTGGTGGAAAACAGTAAAATGCAGAAGATAAACCAGAATTCAAGAACTCCTAATCCAGAGCTAAGCTCCTAACCAGAGAGAAAATACTCCTAACCAACTCTAACAATATTTCTGAATGATTTCATAACTACACTTCCCTCCTTATAACAGAAATCTATAACAAAATCCCATAGAATAAGAGAATATAGCCACTAACTGTTATTCTCCAAACAATCTATCTATTGGTCTAAGGCCCAATACTCCGTGTcctatcaatataaaaaagacccaaaaaaaacagaaattcaAGGAAAATATGACAAACAAAAATCCATGACGAATTGCACACCATAGTAGAGAAAACAACAGCATCCACTAGTACTAGACCTTAATTGGTAAAAAGCACTCATAAAAATAATCTTCTctaatatctatattaattcTTCCAAGTTAAAATAGATTAATAAATCATACAATCGATAACTAGGTGAAACTGTACCTATATTTCTGGAGGGACTCCCTATAAAGTTCGCGGACATGCTGTATGGCTTCATCTTTAGTATATTTTGGCTTGAATTTGGGGGGACCTTTCCACTTTGAAACAGGATTGCATCTCACAACCACGGCTGAGTCAGTATAAGGGATATGAAGGTACTTGACATGCTTATTCTCAGCTAGCAATTTCCTACATAAGATAAAAAGATGGGTAATCTAAATATTTGGTTTGGAGGCAGATCCTCAATCAATAAGACCAATGGGcaacaaaaatagaatatacAAGCACATTCATGCAGCAGATATAAATAAGTGAGCTAAATACAATCACACAAGTATACTATATCAAAGCAAAATCATTTTGGCTCCCTCAAGATAAATACCATGTCATGTTCGAGCACCATTCATGATAATTATGGTTATCAATGTTATCGTTCTCAGACAACTTTGGAGCAATTTGATGTTCCATAAACTTTAGATGAGcaattcaatatatttataaacaGAAAAACAATACGGTGTTGCATATTCctatgaataattaatttaacagtTGCTCtgaattcataataataataataataattattattattatcatcatcgtcatcatcaTTAAACCAGCTCTGTAAGTATTAGCGTCACTCATGAGATTCTAGTCACAAATTAGTTTCTCAAAAAGAGCAAATAGTTTGGTGAGAAATTTTTAAGTGACTAATTTGGTAACAAAAATCTATTGAGGAATAATGTAATGTGATTACATCTTAATCAAGATCAACTTAGGAGTTTTCCCTTGTTCTTGTTCttataaatactaatatatcaGCTGGGAGTAAACTTGGAACCTTTTTGTTTCAGTTTTTTCATCATTTTCAAAGTTGTTAGAGCATGTTTCACCTTTTGAGAGACAATCCAAATGTTATAAAATGATATTAGATTTTTAATTGTAATGAATAGCTTCAGGAGTAAACGCACGAAAAATAGCTTCTGTTTTACATAATCTCTTAAAATAAATCATCTTTTTATACAATCTAAAAAACACTATTCTCAAAGTTTAATCAAACAGGCCCTTAACAAGTTCTTGATCTTAGTTTCGTATTCCAAAACACAACAGAAAATTTATGTGGTAGCAAGATGGTAGTTGTTTGATATAATCAAAAAAAGTTCAGCAATTACTTGTGGTTCTTCTTTATCTCATCAAAGGTTGAGACAACAGTGTGCTCCACAAGCTCCTGTCGATCAACACACTGTAGGGTGACTTCGGCCACAACTCCAAGTCCCCCAAGACCACAACGAGCGAGATAAAACAGCTCCGGATCTTTCTCTTTTGAAATTTCTATTGTCCCCTTGGCAGGGGTGACCAGTTTCATGGCAATGACTTGTTCATCAATAGGAGGCAAGTTTGCACCAGTGCCATGTGCACCAACCTTAAGCATATGAATGCAAAGCACAGTTGATATGAATGCAAAGAAGCACGGTTGATATGAACAAATGTAGCGAAGAACAAAATTCTATTCACTAAAACACATCATgcacattaaattttaaaaaaaaaaaagcaaacaaGCAGAAATTTCTGATTTCCTTTTCAAATAACATTTGCGTACTCCCCAGCTATATTCCATACTTAAAAAAATGCTTCAAAAACTAGTCCAGGATACTGCATATGTCATACTAGTACATGATTCATCAAAACTTCAGGAAGTTCTCAAATGTATTTTGCCAATAATTTGATCAATTGAATACACATTTATAAACCAATTTGACAGATAAAATGTCATTCAAGAACTTTTAGTGTAATCTCAATTCTTGACGCACTAATATGAAAATGTGATATGATATCTTTTAGTGCCTAATTTGACTCAAAAAAA
The genomic region above belongs to Cicer arietinum cultivar CDC Frontier isolate Library 1 chromosome 4, Cicar.CDCFrontier_v2.0, whole genome shotgun sequence and contains:
- the LOC101498593 gene encoding L-galactono-1,4-lactone dehydrogenase, mitochondrial codes for the protein MLRPLLLKRSLRLHQHHYHSSSPSHFHPLRTLTTPPNPFLRRFSTSPEPSTDAETRKYLGYAALLIFCGAATYYSFPFPENTKHKKAQIFRYAPLPEDLHTISNWSGTHEVQTRNFHQPESLEQLERIVGEANQRKTRIRPVGSGLSPNGIGLSRIGMVNLGLMDSILEVDKQKKIVRVQAGIRVQQLVDGIKEHGLTLQNFASIREQQIGGIIQVGAHGTGANLPPIDEQVIAMKLVTPAKGTIEISKEKDPELFYLARCGLGGLGVVAEVTLQCVDRQELVEHTVVSTFDEIKKNHKKLLAENKHVKYLHIPYTDSAVVVRCNPVSKWKGPPKFKPKYTKDEAIQHVRELYRESLQKYRVEGSRNKSSDDEQNIDELSFTELRDKLIALDPLNKNHIVKVNQAEAEFWKKSEGYRVGWSDEILGFDCGGQQWVSETCFPAGKLANPSMKDLEYIEDLKKLIEKEEIPAPAPIEQRWTASTRSPLSPASSPSADDIFSWVGIIMYLPTMDARQRKDITDEFFHYRHLTQAKLWDNYSAYEHWAKIEVPKNKEELVALQARLRKRFPVDAYNKARKELDPNRILSNNMVEKLFPQSETI